A genomic segment from Rhodospirillum centenum SW encodes:
- a CDS encoding glycosyltransferase family 4 protein, with amino-acid sequence MRILLATDAWVPQINGVVRALSTTVRELEALGHRVEVIGPDRFRTVPAPSYPEVRLALAPGRALARMVDAFAPDAVHIPVEGPIGLAARRLCLKRGWPFTTSFHTRFGDYFARKFRISADIPFALQRWFHNAGSGFMVQTDTLERELRGRGFRNIRRWGRAVDTGLFRPFDGDPGFDRDFLGLPRPVFLNVGRVSAEKNLEDFLRLDLPGSKVVVGDGPQLADYRARYPGVHFLGYRTGDDLARHFAAADVFVFPSRFETFGLVALESLACGTPVAAYPVPGPLDVIGDRPVGALDEDLRTAALRCLEIDRAACRAFAEGFSWRRCTEEFVANLAPIPSVRALAA; translated from the coding sequence ATGCGCATCCTGCTCGCCACCGACGCCTGGGTCCCGCAGATCAACGGGGTCGTCCGCGCGCTCTCCACCACGGTCCGGGAGCTTGAGGCCCTGGGTCACCGGGTCGAGGTGATCGGCCCCGACCGCTTCCGCACCGTTCCCGCCCCCAGCTATCCGGAGGTCCGGCTGGCCCTGGCACCGGGCCGCGCCCTCGCCCGCATGGTGGACGCATTCGCCCCCGATGCCGTTCACATCCCGGTGGAGGGGCCGATCGGGCTGGCCGCGCGGCGGCTCTGCCTGAAGCGCGGCTGGCCCTTCACGACCAGCTTCCACACCCGCTTCGGCGACTATTTCGCCCGCAAGTTCCGCATCTCCGCCGACATCCCCTTCGCCCTGCAACGCTGGTTCCATAACGCCGGCAGCGGCTTCATGGTCCAGACCGACACGTTGGAGCGCGAACTGCGCGGCCGGGGATTCCGCAACATCCGGCGCTGGGGCCGGGCGGTGGACACAGGCCTGTTCCGCCCCTTCGACGGGGATCCCGGCTTCGACCGCGACTTCCTGGGGCTGCCGCGGCCGGTCTTCCTGAATGTCGGCCGCGTCTCCGCCGAGAAGAACCTGGAGGATTTCCTCCGCCTGGACCTGCCCGGCAGCAAGGTGGTGGTGGGCGACGGGCCGCAACTGGCGGACTACCGGGCGCGCTACCCGGGGGTGCATTTCCTGGGTTACCGCACGGGCGACGATCTGGCGCGGCACTTCGCCGCGGCGGACGTCTTCGTCTTCCCGTCCCGCTTCGAGACCTTCGGGCTGGTGGCGCTGGAGAGTCTGGCCTGCGGCACGCCCGTCGCGGCCTATCCGGTGCCGGGACCGCTGGACGTGATCGGCGACCGCCCGGTGGGCGCGCTGGACGAGGACCTGCGCACGGCCGCCCTGCGCTGCCTGGAGATCGACCGCGCGGCCTGCCGCGCCTTTGCGGAGGGCTTCTCCTGGCGCCGCTGCACGGAGGAGTTCGTCGCCAACCTCGCCCCCATCCCGTCCGTCCGGGCGCTGGCGGCATAG
- the recR gene encoding recombination mediator RecR produces the protein MIGPEIDRLIQLLAKLPGLGPRSARRAALHLIKKRDSLMEPLAEAMAAAAAGIRTCSVCGNLDTGDPCHVCRDGERPGGRDRTTLCVVEEVGDLWALERTGAYRGLYHVLGGTLSALEGVGPDDLNVPKLLERASRPEVTEVILALNATVGGQTTAHYLADRLEGCEVRISRLAHGVPVGGELDYLDDGTLTAALRARRSL, from the coding sequence ATGATCGGACCCGAGATCGACCGCCTCATCCAGCTCCTGGCCAAGCTGCCGGGGCTCGGCCCCCGTTCCGCGCGGCGGGCGGCGCTGCACCTCATCAAGAAGCGCGACTCGCTGATGGAGCCGCTGGCCGAGGCGATGGCGGCGGCGGCGGCGGGCATCCGCACCTGCTCGGTCTGCGGCAACCTCGATACCGGCGATCCCTGCCATGTCTGCCGCGACGGCGAGCGCCCCGGCGGCCGCGACCGCACCACCCTCTGCGTGGTGGAGGAGGTGGGCGATCTCTGGGCGCTGGAGCGCACGGGCGCCTACCGCGGCCTCTACCATGTGCTGGGCGGCACGCTCTCGGCGCTGGAGGGCGTCGGGCCGGACGACCTGAACGTGCCGAAGCTGCTGGAACGGGCCAGCCGGCCGGAGGTCACGGAGGTGATCCTGGCCCTGAACGCCACCGTCGGCGGCCAGACGACGGCGCACTATCTCGCCGACCGGCTGGAGGGCTGCGAGGTCCGCATTTCCCGCCTCGCGCACGGGGTGCCGGTGGGCGGCGAACTGGACTACCTCGACGACGGCACCCTGACCGCGGCCCTGCGGGCGCGGCGGAGCCTGTAG
- a CDS encoding YbaB/EbfC family nucleoid-associated protein — MKNLGNMMKQAQQMQARMQEMQSKLAEVEVNGVSAGGMVSILLNGKGELKQIKLDKSVVDPEDVEVLEDLIVAAFNDAKNKVEAHMAEETAKLMGGLKLPPGFKLPF; from the coding sequence ATGAAGAACCTCGGCAACATGATGAAGCAGGCCCAGCAGATGCAGGCCCGCATGCAGGAGATGCAGAGCAAGCTGGCGGAGGTCGAGGTCAACGGCGTGTCCGCCGGCGGCATGGTCAGCATCCTGCTGAACGGCAAGGGCGAGCTGAAGCAGATCAAGCTCGACAAGTCCGTCGTCGATCCCGAGGACGTCGAGGTGCTGGAGGACCTGATCGTCGCCGCCTTCAACGACGCCAAGAACAAGGTCGAGGCCCACATGGCCGAGGAGACGGCGAAGCTGATGGGCGGGCTGAAGCTGCCGCCGGGCTTCAAGCTGCCGTTCTGA